A region of Vitis riparia cultivar Riparia Gloire de Montpellier isolate 1030 chromosome 1, EGFV_Vit.rip_1.0, whole genome shotgun sequence DNA encodes the following proteins:
- the LOC117920708 gene encoding stemmadenine O-acetyltransferase-like, with amino-acid sequence MEMKIDILSTQPIKPSSPTPNHLRSFKISLLDQLAPPFYVPVILLFSADDFDCEAVDHVTICDLLKRSLSRTLSRFYPLAGKLKGNDSVDCSDDGAVFMEARANVELSEILRDPEIDLLQKLLPCEPYSVGSESSDRAITAIQATIFECGGIGIGVCMSHKVADGATLATFLTAWSATAMGTDDGITPFLDSASLFPPRDINTVLSSGVISHGKTLTRRFLFDAASLARLQSKASNSTRVEAVTSLIWKSAMDVAREKSGKDTISSIVTHVVNLRGKTEPPLSDRSLGNLWQQAVATVTEQEGKVELDDLVGRLRRAIKKVDKEYVKELQGEEGLSKACGAMKEAQKMIMSKGEMELYRFSSWSRFPFYETDFGFGRPIWVCTITAPIKNVIILMDTKSGGGIEAWVTMAEEDMTKFQRHYELLEFVSSTQSA; translated from the coding sequence ATGGAAATGAAGATTGATATCCTTTCAACACAGCCCATCAAGCCATCTTCTCCAACTCCAAATCACCTCAGAAGCTTCAAAATCTCGCTGTTGGATCAACTTGCTCCTCCCTTTTATGTCCCTGTTATCCTACTCTTCTCTGCTGATGATTTCGACTGTGAAGCTGTTGATCACGTCACCATATGTGATCTGCTGAAGAGGTCTCTCTCCCGAACCTTAAGCCGCTTCTATCCTTTAGCTGGGAAGCTCAAAGGAAATGACAGTGTGGATTGCAGTGATGATGGCGCTGTGTTCATGGAGGCTCGAGCAAACGTTGAGCTCTCAGAAATTCTGAGAGACCCGGAGATAGATTTGTTGCAGAAGCTTCTCCCATGTGAACCGTACAGTGTGGGATCAGAATCATCAGATAGAGCAATCACAGCCATTCAAGCAACAATTTTCGAGTGTGGCGGAATAGGAATTGGAGTATGCATGTCACACAAGGTGGCCGATGGGGCAACGCTGGCCACTTTCCTCACCGCTTGGTCTGCAACAGCAATGGGTACAGATGATGGCATCACTCCCTTTTTGGACTCAGCGTCCCTCTTCCCACCAAGAGATATCAATACGGTACTGTCCAGTGGTGTGATCAGCCACGGTAAAACTCTAACAAGGAGATTCTTATTTGATGCCGCAAGCTTAGCCCGCCTGCAGTCCAAAGCATCCAATTCTACCCGTGTAGAAGCTGTTACATCTCTGATATGGAAGTCAGCCATGGATGTGGCCAGAGAAAAATCAGGGAAGGACACCATATCATCCATTGTCACACATGTAGTGAATCTACGGGGGAAGACAGAGCCACCACTGTCGGATCGCTCTTTAGGAAACCTATGGCAGCAAGCAGTTGCAACAGTAACGGAGCAGGAAGGCAAGGTAGAGCTGGATGACTTGGTGGGAAGGCTGAGAAGAGCAATAAAAAAGGTAGATAAGGAGTATGTGAAGGAGCTTCAAGGCGAAGAAGGGCTATCAAAGGCTTGTGGAGCCATGAAAGAAGCCCAGAAAATGATCATGTCCAAGGGAGAGATGGAGCTGTACAGGTTTAGCAGTTGGAGCAGATTTCCATTTTATGAAACTGATTTTGGGTTTGGGAGGCCTATCTGGGTGTGCACTATTACTGCGCCTATCAAGAATGTGATCATTTTGATGGACACAAAATCTGGGGGTGGAATAGAGGCTTGGGTGACGATGGCTGAAGAAGACATGACCAAATTCCAACGCCACTATGAGCTTCTGGAGTTCGTTTCATCAACACAAAGTGCTTAA